A portion of the Rhizoctonia solani chromosome 6, complete sequence genome contains these proteins:
- a CDS encoding low temperature requirement protein LtrA, protein MPVPPGSTWNGNFNDAWDTVSYIAFFLVVWWLWASQTLYSIHFYTNDWFHLLSLFLQLVIFGLLAATTRGYDVTAYILKSPGADRLDPQTVDQMFDPDRYQKDRIASYSMRVIAFALAASRAIHWFQHIFVLNYARRTAKELKLSVPLKLRVLPVGLAVSNSMFWAAAVVTLSSRGKTVSGAKLKFILWAAGLVSEVLLHGVMEHLKWQDISFGPLKWSNSSKDTSHEYVPAQPELHELQPVSSNGQSSQSTSARKKRIWPIPRSNVQLRERLEGITTVILGEGINGIAGTFYAVIAAPELGEQVYTNLASAAIIVYLLAYLYFEGPTANRNPKGSGLRQMMWLLLHLPFMLSIMLLLLGVKNQFLLTSYLSTATETFDKFDTKLWQEEIDPTDSNSAENSSIKWFLLKRGLKWADEFNELRARLTHNGSAPLDASEEDSDVITIWYMQLYLKIMLKVYETFMGGSKVIDSETQVKIQQYYQANSTLVIEDMHLPYDAAPSSYHSEQIIDKLLGSSVLGARYIAGLAAIILISLGIMNRIHSKPRDRFQWGIILTRILMGVALLFLLLLNIGHYQSLWVAEYDEYLQAGVFKWILKWSVLPTLAAAFMIEFFIELALHRLAGLAIARKRGRLNGPLRRAFFRPLNRPK, encoded by the exons ATGCCGGTCCCACCTGGGTCAACCTG GAACGGTAATTTTAATGACGCTTGG GACACTGTGTCCTATATCGCATTCTTTCTTGTGGTTTGGTGGCTGTGGGCGTCCCAG ACTTTGTACAGCATTCATTTCTACACCAACGACTG GTTCCATCTTCTTTCGCTCTTCCTACAACTGGTTATATTTGGGCTCTTGGCTGCCACCACTCGTG GGTACGACGTTACCGCCTACATCTTGAAATCCCCTGGGGCGGACAGGCTGGATCCACAAACGGTGGATCAGATGTTTGATCCCGATCGATATCAGAAAGATAGAATAGCTTCCTATTCGATGAGAGTGATCGCATTCGCCCTTGCTGCAAGCCG CGCGATACATTGGTTCCAGCATATATTTG TGTTAAACTATGCTCGCCGTACCGCTAAAGAACTGAAGCTGTCGGTCCCATTGAAGCTCCGTGTTCTTCCGGTAGGACTGGCAGTCTCGAACAGTATGTTTTGGGCCGCAGCAGTGGTGACACTGTCATCGAGGGGGAAGACCGTTTCTGGTGCCAAGCTCAAGTTCATATTATGGGCTGCTGGATTGGTATCAGAGGTTCTACTACATGGAGTTATGGAACACCTAAAATGGCAGGATATTAGCTTTGGGCCTTTGAAATGGTCAAATAGCTCAAAAGACACTTCTCATGAATATGTTCCAGCTCAGCCTGAATTGCATGAGCTGCAACCAGTGTCCTCGAATGGCCAGTCATCGCAGTCTACCTCCGCCCGCAAGAAACGAATTTGGCCGATTCCTCGCTCCAATGTGCAACTTCGTGAGAGATTAGAAGGAATTACGACGGTCATACTTGGAGAG GGCATAAATGGGATAGCCGGCACATTTTACGCAGTCATTGCTGCACCTGAATTGGGAGAACAAGTGTATACCAATCTCGCTTCTGCGGCGATCATCGTCTATCTATTGGCCTACTTGTACTTTGAAGGACCTACTGCCAATCGAAACCCTAAAGGAAGTGGTCTTCGACAAATGATGTGGCTGCTACTGCATCTTCCCTTTATGCTATCTATCATGCTGCTTCTACTTG GGGTCAAAAACCAATTCTTGCTGACG AGCTACCTGTCAACCGCAACAGAAACTTTCGACAAGTTTGATACCAAGCTGTGGCAGGAAGAAATAGATCCCACTGACAGCAATTCAGCGGAAAACAGCTCTATCAAATGGTTCCTACTCAAGCGTGGGTTGAAGTGGGCGGACGAGTTCAATGAGCTGCGCGCGAGGCTCACGCACAATGGATCTGCCCCCCTCGatgcctctgaggaagatTCTGACGTTATTACGATATGGTACATGCAGCTTTACCTCAAAATTATGCTAAAGGTTTATGAG ACTTTTATGGGAGGAAGTAAGGTAATTGACTCTGAGACACAAGTCAAAATTCAACAGTACTATCAAGCGAATTCTACACTTGTTATTGAG GACATGCACCTACCCTACGATGCGGCGCCTTCCTCTTATCATTCTGAACAG ATTATTGACAAGCTACTGGGATCCAGCGTGCTAGGGGCTCGCTATATAGCCGGTCTCGCGGCAATAATCCTCATTTCTCTGGGGATAATGAATCGGATACACTCTAAGCCACGAG ATCGTTTCCAGTGGGGTATCATCCTCACACGGATTTTAATGGGCGTTGCTCTACTTTTTCTTCTCCTGCTAAATATTGGCCATTATCAATCATTGTGGGTCGCGGAGTACGACGAATATCTACAAGCTGGGGTTTTCAAGTGGATATTAAA GTGGTCGGTTCTTCCCACACTCGCTGCCGCATTTATGATCGAGTTCTTCATCGAGTTG GCCCTGCACCGCCTTGCGGGACTTGCGATTGCGCGTAAACGGGGTCGATTAAATGGACCCTTGCGGCGTGCATTCTTCAGGCCGCTAAACCGACCTAAATAG
- a CDS encoding Transposon Ty3-G Gag-Pol polyprotein codes for MSRRLRSGRNYDASEVPTAPKRRADKRMAPKTANRVEPETSNKTTDEQAIVPARRVQLTFGTMPQGAREPGERMVVLGVGKRQGIAFADTEGVKLSPSAYVALTQRAPPIRKVLSWPLPIKETRREADAPMNREATSEQSVELVERASVEQTSAPAYADDQRATSEVPTTPNIGAESRRESDDEIFVTARTSRVLNESIVLDDDGKPVLAQYIVIDEKESETPSKNSKRKRTRRKSKGKGKEKELDISVSTESKSTANHEGLTWDKEVRRANGNDGGPGDVEELPDVSDWVNPNWSRSDYIPTSEGDCTKAESGNGSVEVNALIYELADEYAFDDEEYASVLRNLRSSKRSESTHSQTRGAGPSRQPRVTIKEVDSGSEDTTTSRTRSHKSKGKAKAKAKGKKRKRPSLGAALDDLEGTRERHVQQTDPQSTPNAYRGGGYLEGIIESTPARKSKTDSDETESTHTSRYGGGGPPDPSDSGSKTANSSDSSWTESLARLRDDNRWRNRQLEELVAKLKKQNKKLEQKVVTQARSGYKAQSPKTYKGKADIDKLDMFIFNFKDDMRKLYNEKKQGDLGVQDYFAKLACLRRRLREVTDHQHVLRVWDGAAQYIKVGWALKGMRPEATTCKTLQETALDIERAHKYKRSIEKLGNEKLGSRRNQLRSPLQKHDRASNYKNPGDNQSGRNRGNNKGTGYNSNSNGNRQNKHPNKYMRGGQAKGRDGQENQQRKLTNKKKAKLRAAGLCFECKRLGHLSKDCPKFHKAKPLHVNANAVKVRPKSKVRVLLVMLKELDKLTRLKEKIEINAVGVGRKNKELGPKHVERNAIKVKDHTRKVLNTLIVEAKLEGKSVCVLLDLGCQTDMVSTTIVDQLRLPKVKLTKPLQVQLAMAGLRGTLHYGVKARIEYQGIDEYQDFDVGNLDNYDLILGTPFLFQHSVQLSFNPYGVYIGSTKSLPLDGEQVIQINLLSADIVGLRMAELRDMLRSEAMSVCKPQDGNTPLPPFQAINHRIPLVDEQRTYRFRPSRCPEALKGQFESKAREYLGSGRWKHSTGSNAIPMLFIPKKKDGSIELRTVLDKRKQNANTVKMASPLLLPKDILAKVSRHKYQTLLDGKDAYKQIQVVPKDMHKTLFHTPMGTMVSHVMQQGDCNAGATYQALMNHIFAPYIGVFMFVYLDNIVIFSDTIEEHVKHIRTILGVLKRKRLFLSPSKMQFFTEELRILGHIVNKKGIRMDPHKVNLVSKWKTPESKEQLASFLGAVGYLAPNCPGICIPMAPLAKRASGNTPFRWGGTEERAFRDTIKLVEEFRDRHCVALKYGKNESPIYLITDASLTGASGLVSQGKEWQTAQVAAFWSAKFTTAQQNYSVTDREALAVVCSLDKFGPLLHGVEFTILSDHKALEYLQTQKDLNPQQIRMSEKLSQFNCTIKYIEGSKNVLADALLQMYSEDRKGTERAESKFVPDYEEGDNIRDARTRNQSVTRPVVTGMAAKVASESQTMSAGVQRNPERKRVAPVCYDPEIPGRAGQRIRAPHNQGNERVKENWNPDIRDEFVGEQIAEEDLRETKPNEREETSPTSAELEGGSWADNKQDKWDPLDRSDHQQITTLVKELDVNEAIANSYQSDKDYARIVNEPLRFAQFKLCNNLLYFTEHGRMYLCVPDTTVGEWHIRTLLISHAHLIVSHLGYKKTYAYMRESLYWKNMAKDVEKFCAACVSCASSKKLTQKLYGLLKPLPVPKYLWAQIGVDFLGPLTESATLLGKFDMVCVVIDHLTCMAHLIPTRLDYMARNMAKVFHANVFRLHGVPEIIISNRDKLFTLIFWKTLYELLGTKLRLLLAFHPQTDGQTKRLIRTILALIRVCINPALRDWATKLPSIEFAVNLARLETTGFSPFALNYGQTPRPILVQTNTDMYGVRNAARNIKYALMIAHNAIIGLRISQMVKANRHKRPSPFKTNDLVYVSTKNMRVPLGKPHKLLAQWIGPVRIDGVVKEGATYHVELPNNLKQRGIKPIFHALLLKPHVPYEDCCFPGRNYKQIASLEANDDEWAVERIGGHCGKGNNAMFEIVWQLGDRTWESYRVVRHLEALRQYFEALGISRTKELPWKEDGEVPYNELSDSGSETLKCASVRVLKEAIWEPQPVISTISHCLRLDPLLSHLTLSTKCTTAGKDAAVATKNNSGMHHQRTTQDPTNKSMQAYYGCSTWWPRPASKPLGQETPHSPKGEGKDSLGGQTWPGPRMLGEVRWTCTKVLLASVPMGHCVHDQESGLTKGHLQEDALNGDALDLMLGIAADHLPEARWPPSLARDPPYKEEVPQPSTDKERKREENKRVPNPVPTTLPDPVERGPANHPRRPATEPTQAGTIGQQVNKLARKVLLAILLVENVISVTTTLSKRVKRTHQRVIDREWDIMEDMSRIALQALRIEDKPRIGDANYPQELIRRAYPMPQMPELTERGEQGDFETLRTVKAPKSSIGEDKDKPSPGSNAGAEPAIVGDQDDPDVRDATDHVAKWTNLGPDIKMWDADKGLKTIEPEQPCISPRKLELKQSSTRRGSDQNDGKGGEQTNGGKGRK; via the exons ATGAGCAGGAGGTTGCGCAGCGGACGCAACTACGACGCATCCGAGGTTCCTACCGCCCCCAAGAGACGGGCCGATAAGCGCATGGCTCCGAAAACAGCCAACCGCGTGGAACCCGAGACGTCGAACAAGACCACTGATGAGCAAGCGATTGTACCAGCGAGAAGAGTACAGCTCACCTTTGGCACCATGCCCCAAGGCGCAAGAGAGCCTGGCGAGCGCATGGTAGTGCTGGGTGTCGGGAAGCGCCAGGGAATAGCCTTCGCCGACACCGAGGGAGTCAAGTTATCTCCCTCGGCCTATGTGGCCCTCACGCAACGAGCCCCACCTATCCGGAAGGTGTTGAGCTGGCCGTTGCCGATTAAAGAGACCCGCCGAGAAGCGGATGCCCCCATGAACAGGGAAGCGACCTCAGAACAGAGCGTCGAACTCGTCGAGCGAGCGTCGGTCGAGCAGACAAGCGCTCCCGCATATGCTGACGACCAGCGAGCAACTTCGGAAGTCCCTACGACCCCCAACATAGGCGCGGAAAGTAGGAGGGAATCGGACGACGAGATATTCGTAACGGCTAGGACGAGCCGTGTACTAAATGAGAGCATCGTCCTGGATGATGACGGCAAGCCCGTGTTAGCGCAATATATAGTTATTGATGAGAAGGAAAGCGAGACACCTTCCAAGAATAGTAAGCGCAAGCGTACCCGCCGTAAGTCTAAGGGTAAAGGCAAGGAAAAAGAGCTGGACATCAGTGTCAGCACCGAATCCAAGTCTACGGCTAATCATGAGGGCCTCACCTGGGACAAAGAGGTACGCCGAGCCAATGGCAACGACGGGGGCCCAGGCGATGTTGAGGAACTACCAGACGTTAGCGACTGGGTTAATCCTAACTGGTCACGATCGGATTACATACCCACGAGTGAAGGAGATTGTACCAAAGCTGAAAGCGGAAACGGAAGCGTCGAAGTAAACGCGCTGATATACGAGCTGGCGGATGAGTACGCATTTGATGATGAGGAGTATGCATCAGTACTCCGGAACCTGAGGAGCTCCAAAAGGTCAGAAAGCACTCACAGTCAGACAAGGGGGGCTGGACCATCGAGACAACCGCGCGTTACAATCAAGGAAGTCGATAGCGGGTCAGAGGACACAACAACAAGTCGCACCAGGTCACACAAGAGTAAGGGAAAGGCAAAGGCTAAGGCTAAaggcaagaagaggaaacgTCCTAGCCTGGGAGCCGCATTGGATGACCTAGAAGGGACGCGAGAGCGTCACGTACAACAAACAGACCCCCAAAGCACGCCAAACGCATACAGGGGCGGGGGATACCTGGAGGGTATCATAGAATCAACCCCGGCTAGGAAGTCTA AGACGGATAGCGATGAGACTGAATCCACGCATACAAGCAGGTATGGAGGTGGGGGACCTCCAGATCCATCAGATAGTGGATCCAAAACAGCCAACTCGTCCGACTCAAGCTGGACCGAATCGTTGGCACGATTGCGCGATGATAACCGTTGGAGGAATAGACAGCTGGAGGAATTAGTTGCAAAGCTCAAGAAGCAAAACAAGAAACTTGAGCAAAAGGTGGTCACGCAAGCGCGATCAGGATACAAGGCACAGTCACCCAAGACGTATAAGGGCAAAGCGGACATTGACAAGCTGGATATGTTCATATTCA ATTTCAAGGACGACATGAGGAAGTTGTATAATGAAAAGAAGCAGGGAGATTTGGGCGTGCAAGATTATTTTGCCAAATTGGCTTGCTTACGAAGACGCTTACGGGAAGTCACAGACCACCAACATGTGCTGAGAGTTTGGGACGGTGCAGCCCAATATATTAAAGTGGGATGGGCACTCAAAGGCATGAGACCGGAAGCGACTACATGCAAAACATTGCAAGAAACAGCGCTGGACATAGAGCGCGCGCACAAGTACAAACGGTCaattgagaaattgggaaatgaGAAATTGGGATCAAGAAGGAACCAATTGCGTAGTCCTTTGCAAAAGCATGACCGTGCTTCTAATTACAAGAACCCAGGGGACAATCAAAGTGGCAGAAACCGCGGCAATAACAAAGGGACTGGatacaacagtaacagtaacGGTAACCGGCAGAACAAGCACCCAAACAAATACATGCGCGGCGGACAGGCAAAAGGCCGCGACGGACAGGAGAACCAGCAAAGAAAGCTTACCAACAAGAAGAAAGCCAAATTGAGGGCGGCTGGGCTCTGTTTTGAATGCAAACGATTGGGTCACCTGTCCAAGGATTGCCCAAAGTTCCACAAGGCCAAACCGTTGCATGTCAACGCAAACGCGGTTAAAGTACGCCCCAAGAGCAAGGTCAGGGTGTTGTTGGTCATGCTCAAAGAGCTAGACAAACTCACCAGGCTGAAGGAAAAAATTGAGATCAACGCAGTAGGCGTTGGGCGGAAGAACAAAGAACTGGGACCAAAACATGTTGAGCGAAACGCTATCAAGGTTAAGGACCACACGAGGAAGGTCCTGAACACGCTGATAGTTGAAGCCAAGCTCGAAGGCAAGTCTGTTTGCGTACTGTTAGATTTGGGATGTCAGACTGACATGGTATCCACAACCATTGTTGACCAACTCAGATTACCAAAAGTGAAACTCACAAAACCGCTGCAAGTACAGTTGGCAATGGCAGGGTTGCGAGGGACGCTACATTATGGTGTGAAAGCTAGAATAGAATACCAAGGAATTGATGAGTATCAAGATTTTGATGTGGGGAATTTAGACAACTACGACTTGATATTGGGAACACCATTCCTATTCCAACATAGCGTACAACTAAGTTTCAACCCATACGGGGTATACATCGGCTCTACAAAATCCCTACCACTTGATGGGGAGCAGGTTATACAGATTAACTTGTTGTCCGCAGACATTGTGGGACTGCGAATGGCGGAACTACGTGACATGCTCAGAAGTGAGGCGATGAGCGTGTGCAAACCTCAGGACGGAAACACGCCCCTGCCGCCGTTCCAAGCAATAAACCACCGAATACCTCTGGTGGATGAGCAGAGAACGTACCGCTTTAGACCCTCGAGATGTCCCGAAGCGCTTAAAGGACAATTTGAGTCAAAGGCGAGGGAATACTTGGGATCGGGACGCTGGAAGCATAGTACTGGCTCAAACGCGATACCAATGTTATTCATACCCAAGAAGAAAGACGGAAGTATTGAGCTACGCACCGTGTTAGACAAGCGCAAACAAAACGCAAATACGGTGAAAATGGCATCACCATTGCTGTTACCCAAAGATATCCTTGCCAAAGTCAGTAGGCATAAGTATCAAACGCTACTGGACGGGAAGGACGCTTACAAGCAAATTCAGGTGGTACCCAAAGACATGCATAAGACATTGTTCCACACGCCTATGGGGACTATGGTTAGTCACGTAATGCAGCAGGGGGACTGTAACGCGGGCGCAACATACCAAGCGCTGATGAACCACATTTTTGCGCCGTATATAGGAGTATTTATGTTCGTGTACCTAGACAACATAGTGATATTCTCAGATACAATAGAAGAACACGTTAAACATATTCGTACCATATTGGGGGTGCTCAAGCGCAAGAGACTCTTCCTGAGTCCAAGTAAGATGCAGTTCTTCACGGAAGAATTGCGTATACTGGGGCATATAGTCAACAAGAAGGGGATCAGAATGGACCCGCATAAAGTCAACTTGGTGTCCAAGTGGAAGACGCCTGAATCAAAAGAACAATTAGCTAGCTTTCTAGGTGCGGTTGGATACCTAGCACCAAACTGTCCAGGTATTTGCATACCAATGGCGCCGTTGGCTAAGAGAGCAAGTGGCAACACACCATTCAGATGGGGAGGCACCGAGGAACGTGCCTTCCGTGACACAATTAAACTGGTGGAAGAATTCCGTGATAGACATTGCGTGGCGCTCAAATATGGCAAGAACGAGTCACCCATATACCTAATTACAGACGCTAGCTTGACAGGGGCGAGCGGACTAGTAAGCCAAGGCAAAGAGTGGCAAACAGCGCAAGTAGCCGCGTTCTGGTCCGCCAAGTTCACCACGGCTCAACAGAACTACTCAGTCACGGACCGGGAAGCGTTAGCTGTGGTGTGTTCATTGGATAAATTTGGACCGTTACTACATGGGGTAGAGTTTACAATACTCAGCGATCACAAGGCACTGGAGTACCTACAGACTCAGAAGGATCTTAACCCGCAACAAATACGAATGTCAGAGAAACTGAGTCAGTTCAATTGCACAATTAAATACATTGAGGGATCAAAAAACGTCCTTGCGGACGCCCTATTGCAAATGTATAGTGAGGATAGGAAAGGCACAGAGCGTGCGGAGAGCAAGTTTGTACCAGACTACGAGGAGGGAGACAACATACGGGACGCACGCACGCGTAACCAATCAGTGACCCGACCAGTAGTAACTGGAATGGCAGCCAAGGTGGCGAGTGAGAGCCAGACCATGTCGGCAGGCGTCCAACGGAACCCGGAGCGCAAAAGAGTGGCCCCGGTTTGCTACGACCCGGAAATACCGGGAAGAGCGGGGCAAAGGATCAGGGCACCACATAACCAAGGAAATGAGCGCGTGAAAGAAAATTGGAACCCCGACATACGTGATGAATTTGTTGGGGAACAAATTGCGGAAGAGGACTTGAGAGAAACCAAGCCCAATGAAAGAGAAGAGACCTCACCAACAAGCGCTGAGCTGGAGGGCGGGAGTTGGGCGGacaacaaacaagacaaGTGGGACCCGTTAGACCGCTCAGATCACCAACAGATCACAACGCTGGTGAAAGAGTTAGACGTGAATGAGGCAATAGCAAACAGCTACCAGAGTGACAAGGATTACGCAAGAATAGTGAATGAACCATTGCGTTTTGCTCAATTCAAGCTATGCAACAATTTACTATATTTCACAGAACACGGTAGGATGTACCTATGCGTCCCAGACACCACGGTTGGGGAATGGCACATAAGGACATTACTGATATCACACGCGCACTTGATAGTGTCACACCTAGGATACAAGAAGacatacgcatatatgaggGAAAGTCTATATTGGAAAAATATGGCTAAAGACGTGGAGAAATTCTGTGCAGCATGCGTGTCTTGCGCATCATCCAAGAAGTTGACTCAGAAACTGTACGGGCTGCTGAAACCATTACCAGTACCCAAATACCTGTGGGCACAGATTGGCGTCGATTTCCTGGGACCATTAACGGAATCCGCAACCCTACTGGGTAAATTTGACATGGTATGCGTGGTAATCGACCACCTTACGTGCATGGCGCACTTGATACCAACAAGGTTGGACTACATGGCCCGCAACATGGCCAAGGTATTTCACGCAAATGTCTTTAGGCTGCATGGGGTACCCGAGATCATCATTAGCAATAGagacaagctatttacatTGATCTTCTGGAAGACGCTCTATGAACTATTAGGTACCAAACTGAGACTGTTGTTGGCGTTCCACCCACAGACAGACGGGCAGACCAAAAGACTCATACGCACGATACTGGCACTGATACGCGTGTGCATAAACCCAGCGTTGAGAGACTGGGCAACCAAATTACCTAGTATTGAGTTTGCAGTAAACTTGGCTAGATTGGAGACCACCGGGTTCAGTCCATTTGCACTGAATTACGGACAAACCCCACGTCCAATATTAGTGCAAACCAATACTGACATGTACGGGGTACGCAACGCGGCCCGCAACATCAAATACGCACTAATGATAGCACACAATGCCATCATTGGTTTGCGAATAAGTCAGATGgtcaaagctaacaggcatAAAAGACCTTCACCATTTAAGACCAACGACTTAGTATATGTTAGTACCAAGAACATGAGAGTGCCGCTGGGGAAACCACACAAGTTATTGGCGCAATGGATTGGGCCAGTAAGAATAGACGGTGTGGTCAAGGAAGGGGCCACTTACCACGTAGAGTTGCCCAACAACTTGAAGCAAAGAGGAATAAAGCCAATATTCCACGCGTTGCTACTGAAACCACATGTACCATATGAGGATTGTTGCTTCCCGGGAAGGAACTACAAGCAGATAGCCTCCTTAGAAGCcaatgatgatgaatgggcAGTTGAGCGGATAGGCGGACATTGCGGCAAGGGGAATAACGCAATGTTTGAGATAGTATGGCAATTGGGAGACCgtacctgggaatcatacCGCGTGGTACGGCACCTTGAGGCCCTAAGACAATATTTCGAAGCCTTAGGGATCAGCCGCACTAAAGAGCTACCGTGGAAAGAAGACGGGGAAGTACCGTACAATGAACTTAGTGATAGTGGGTCTGAAACCCTCAAATGCGCAAGCGTAAGGGTACTTAAGGAAGCAATATGGGAACCTCAACCGGTCATCAGCACCATATCTCACTGCCTAAGACTAGATCCTTTATTATCACACTTGACTCTATCTACAAAATGTACCACGGCCGGCAAAGACGCCGCAGTTGCAACCAAGAACAACAGCGGGATGCACCACCAGCGTACAACCCAGGACCCAACGAACAAGTCAATGCAGGCTTACTACGGCTGCTCAACATGGTGGCCCAGACCAGCCTCAAAACCGTTAGGGCAAGAAACGCCCCACTCCCCCAAAGGGGAAGGCAAGGACAGTTTGGGAGGCCAAACATGGCCAGGTCCCCGCATGTTGGGAGAGGTCAGATGGACCTGTACAAAGGTATTATTGGCGTCAGTACCAATGGGCCATTGCGTGCACGACCAAGAGAGCGGACTTACCAAGGGTCATCTACAGGAAGACGCCTTAAACGGCGACGCACTCGACTTAATGCTAGGAATTGCGGCCGATCACCTACCAGAAGCACGTTGGCCTCCCAGTCTAGCAAGGGATCCACCGTACAAGGAAGAAGTACCTCAACCAAGCACGGACAAAGAACGCAAACGGGAAGAAAACAAGCGCGTACCCAATCCAGTCCCTACAACCCTACCGGATCCGGTCGAGAGGGGACCGGCGAATCATCCAAGGAGACCAGCGACGGAACCAACCCAGGCGGGGACAATTGGACAGCAAGTCAACAAACTGGCAAGGAAGGTATTGCTGGCAATTCTCTTGGTCGAGAACGTCATATCAGTAACCACAACTCTAAGCAAACGCGTGAAGAGGACTCACCAGCGGGTCATAGACAGGGAGTGGGACATCATGGAAGACATGTCCCGTATTGCGCTTCAAGCACTAAGGATAGAAGACAAACCCAGGATTGGGGACGCAAACTACCCCCAGGAGCTGATCAGGAGGGCGTATCCCATGCCCCAGATGCCAGAGTTGACGGAGAGG GGGGAACAAGGCGACTTTGAGACACTACGTACTGTCAAGGCTCCCAAATCCAGCATTGGagaggacaaggacaagCCCTCACCTGGTAGCAACGCAGGAGCCGAGCCGGCCATTGTTGGCGACCAAGACGACCCAGATGTCCGCGATGCCACTGACCACGTTGCCAAGTGGACCAACCTTGGGCCAGACATCAAGATGTGGGACGCCGACAAGGGACTCAAGACCATTGAGCCTGAACAACCTTGCATCTCCCCAAGGAAGCTTGAACTCAAGCAATCTTCTACGCGTCGAGGATCTGATCAAAACGACGGAAAAGGAGGAGAGCAAACCAACGGAGGAAAGGGAAGGAAGTGA
- a CDS encoding hAT family dimerization protein, which translates to MALDILSAPSSSVDVERAFPGGRLALNYRQHRTSVATFRAEGATKPESLDRSAWIVWVDTFYEDVDPDNDDDGLTEQRLEQWRPLWQNPFANPDIGLSSSGSDYSQFLAANAGDNVEKAS; encoded by the exons ATGGCACTCGACATCTTGAGTGCGCCGT CCTCCTCAGTCGACGTTGAGCGAGCATTCCCAGGAGGGAGATTGGCTCTTAATTACCGCCAACATCGCACAAGTGTAGCTACGTTTCGTGCGGAG GGTGCCACCAAGCCTGAGTCACTGGACCGAAGCGCATGGATAGTCTGGGTGGATACGTTTTATGAGGACGTTGATCCTGACAACGACGACGATGGTCTCACCGAACAGAGGCTGGAACAGTGGCGACCGCTCTGGCAGAATCCCTTTGCCAATCCCGATATTGGACTTTCTTCTTCTGGGAGTGACTATAGTCAATTTCTTGCTGCAAACGCCGGCGACAATGTTGAAAAGGCAAGTTAA